The window GGCCTCCTCGGTGCGGCGCTGGGCTTCGGCGAGTTCGGCGAAGCGGCGGTCGGTCTCGGCCCGGTGTTCCAGAAACTCTTGGCGGTGTTCCAGGAACTCCTGGCGGTGGGCGGCGAAAGTTTCGTTCAGCTTGCGGATCGTGTCGGCCATCTCCGCGAAGCGGCGATCGGTTTCGGCGCGATGGGCGGCCAGGGCCTCCTCGGTGCGGCGCTGGGCTTCGGCGAGTTCGGCGAAGCGGCGATCCACCTCCGCCCGGAAGGCGGCGAAGGCCTCGTCGCGTTGCTGCTGCGCCTGTGTGAGAGTCGCCACCGATTCGGTCAGGGCCTTCACGGACTGGGCCAGGTCCTGCACCGTGGTCTTCAAGTCCTCGACGGCCCGCTCCACCCGGCCGACCCGCAAGGAGAGCCGGCGCAGGATCTTGGGGGAATCCAGCAGCTCTCGGGTGAGCAGGCGCTGGCGCAGGGCCTCCACCCACTCCGGGTGCCGGTCCAGCAGGCGCATCAGGTCGTTGAAATCCCGCACCGTGAACCCCATCGCCGCCTCCTTCGAAGAGAGATTTTAGCACAGGATGCGCCACGCCTTCCAATGCAGCCATGATGGATCAGGGCTTTCCAGTTTTCCGCATATAGGCCAATTGTGAGCTGTTGCCTTACGCGTCCTGTGGTCGAAAGTAAGCACCCTTCCAGAAGGCCGGAGGGCCTCGCTGGGGAATGCGGCGCTCCGGGAGCTGCCTGAGTTATCATAGATAGCAAGACGATCCCCTGCGTTCTTGAGGAGGGAGGCACGATGGACCCGGAGGTCCGCAAGCGCACCCTGCGGTTGATCACCTACGGCCTGTATGTGCTCACCGCCGCGGACGGAGAGGAGATCGCGGCGGGGACCATCAACTGGCTCTCCCAGGCTTCCTTCCAGCCGCCCCTGGTGATGGTGGGGATCAAGAAGGACAGCCATCTGCACGCCCTGATCGAGCGGACGGGGAAGTTCGCGGTCAACATCCTGGGGGCTGGACAGAAGGAGATCGCCTCGGCCTTCTTCCGTCCCACCCAGGTCGCCGAGGGGAAGCTGAACGGTTATCCGTTCGAATGGGGGCCGCGGACCGGCGCACCCCTTCTGGTGGACCTGCCGGCCTGGTTCGAGGCCCAGGTGACCGATGCGGTGCGTCGGGGGGACCACACCGTGTTCGTCGCCGAGGTCATCGAGGCCGGCCTGCGGGATCCGGAGGCCCGGCCGCTGGTGATGTGGGACACGGGATGGTTTTACGGGGGATAATACGCGGAGGGATGGGCTTCGGAACCCCTTCAGATGAGGAGCAGCGACATGGCGCACACGCTGGATTTCCCCACACGGATCGAGATGGTGCGGGCGCGGGAGATCCTGGACTCCCGGGGCAACCCGACGGTGGAGGTGGAGGTGCGGCTGGCCGACGGCACGGTGGGGTGGGCCGCCGTGCCCTCTGGGGCCAGCACCGGCGCCCACGAGGCCTGGGAGCTGCGCGATGAGGACCCCGCCCGCTATCTGGGGAAGGGGGTGCTGCGCGCGGTGGAGAACGTCCGCTCCCGCATCGCCGAGGAGCTGGTGGGATGGGACGCCCTGGACCAGGCCGGCATCGATGAGGCGCTGATCAGCCTGGATGGGACGGAGAACAAGCGGGAGCTGGGGGCCAACGCCATCCTCGGTGTCAGCCTGGCCGTGGCGGCCGCCGCCGCCCGCTCCCTGGGCCTTCCCCTCTACCGCTATCTGGGCGGCGTGGCGGCGCGGGTGCTCCCGGTGCCCATGATGAACATCCTCAACGGCGGCAAGCACGCCGACGACTCCGCCGATCTGCAGGAGTTCCTCATCCTGCCGCTGGGCGCCCCCTCCTTCGCCGAGGCCCTCCGCTGGGGAGCCGAGGTCTACCATCACCTCAAGAAGGTCCTGAAGAAGCGGGGCTACAGCACCAACGTGGGCGACGAGGGGGGTTTCGCCCCCTCCCTGAAGTCCAACCAGGAGGCCATCGAGCTGATCCTGGAGGCCATCCAGGCCGCCGGCTACACGCCGGGGGAGCAGATCGCCCTGGGCCTGGACGCCGCGGCCAGTGAGCTCTTCCAGGACGGCGTCTATGTGCTGCGGAAGGAGGGGCGGACCCTGCGGGCCCCGGAGCTGGTCGAGCTCTACGCCCGCTGGGTGGAGCAGTATCCCATCCTTTCCATTGAGGATGGGATGGCGGAGGACGACTGGGAGGGCTGGCGGCTGCTGATGGAGCGCCTGGGGGGCCGGATCCAGCTGGTGGGGGACGATCTCCTGGTGACCAATGTAAGCCGCATCCGGCGGGCCATCGCCGAGCGGGCCTGCAACGCGCTGCTGTGCAAGGTGAACCAGATCGGCACCCTCACCGAGGCCATCGAGGCGGCGCGGCTGGCCCAGCGGGCGGGCTGGGGGCTGATCATCTCCCACCGCAGCGGGGAGACCGAGGACACCTTCATCGCGGACCTGGCCGTGGCGCTGAATGCCGGGCAGATCAAGACCGGGGCGCCGTGCCGCAGCGATCGCGTGGCCAAATACAACCGGCTGCTGCGCATCGAGGAGGAGCTGGGGGAGGCCGCCCGATACGCCGGCCGCTCCGCTTTCCCGGGATGGGCGTAGAAGGCTGAACGATCTCCGGTCGATTGTGTCGGGAAGGGACGGGGACCATCCGCGAATGGGCGGGCGCAGAGGCTTCGGGGACCATGCGGGATTCGCGGATGGTCTTTCCTAAGGAAACCACTAAAAGAAAGGAGCTCGGATGATCCGCGTGGTCACGGACAGCGGCGCGCATCTTCCCCCGGCCCTCTTCGAGGAGCTGGGGATCACCGTCGTCCCTCTGGTCGTGAACATGGGGGGACAGACCTACTACGAGGGGGAGGATCTGGATCTGGAGGCGTTCTATGACTACCTGCGGTCCTCCCCCACGTTACCCACCACGTCCCAGCCGCCGGTGGGCCGGTTCTACGAGGTCTACCGGCGGCTGAGCGAGGAGGGCGCCACGATCATCTCACTGCACCTCTCCTCGGCCCTGAGCGGGACGTATGCGGCGGCCGTCGCAGCGCGGGAGATGCTGCCCGGGGCGGATATCCATGTGGTGGACACCCAGTTGATCTCGGTGCCCCAGGGGATCCTGGTGCTGGAGGCTGCCCGCATGGCCCGGGCGGGGGCGACGGCGAAGGAGATCGTGGAGCGGATGGAGTTCATGCGAGCCCACACGGTCTTCTACTTTGTGCTCGATACCCTGGAGTATCTGGCCAAGGGCGGGCGGGTGAGCCACATCCAGGCGCTCATGGGGAACGTGCTGCAGCTCAAGCCCATCCTCAAGCTGCACGAGGGACGGATCGAGGCCCACGAGCGGGTGCGCACCACCCAGCGGGCCCGGGCCCGGCTCCAGGAGCTGATCCGGGAATACGCGCGGGGGCGGAAGGACCTGCGCATCGGGGTGATGCACACCCGGCTTCCGGAGGTGGCGGAGGCGGTCGCCCGCGCGCTGCGGGAGGAGCTGCGGCCGGCGGAGATCTTCGTCGCCGAGGCCGGCCCGGCGGTGGCCACTCATGCCGGGCCCGGCGGGCTGGGCCTGGCATGCTACGGAGAAGAGGCGGAAGGGGGCGGGGCATGAAGAGGATGAAGTTCGGCACGCGGGTGGAGGTGGCGGAGCGGATGACCGCGGAGGAGTTCCTGGAGCTGGCCCCGGAGGATCGCAAGGCGGAGCTCATCGATGGGGTGATGATCATGCCTTCACCGGCCCTGGACATCCACGAGCGGCTGTTCGGCTTCCTGTTCCGCTTGATCAGCGAATATGTGGAGATGTATGATCTGGGGGAGGTGCGGGGATCGCGGACGCCGGTCGTTTTGGCGTCGGACCAGGTGTATGAGCCGGACATCTTGTTTGTGGCCCGGGAGCGGGTGGGTTTGATCACCGAGCGGGGGGGTGATGGGGGCGCCGGACCTGGTGGTGGAGATCCTGTCCCGGGCGACGGTGGCATATGATCGGGGGCCGAAGTTGCGGGGGTATGAGCGGGCGGGGGTGCGGGAGGTATGGTTGATTGACCCCTATGGGCCGGCGGGGACGGAGTTTTACCAGCTGGAAGGGGGGCAGTTCGTGCCGGCCCGGGTGGAGGGCGGGGTGTTGCGGAGCGCGGCGATCCCGGTCTTTGCGTTGCGGGCCGAGTGGCTGTGGCCGGAGGGGCGGTTCATCCCGGTCCGGGAGGCCCTGGCCTGGATGGAAGCCCAGGGTGGGCCTTCCGCGGCCGCCTAAGACGGGAGCTTTTTGGCTTTCCGGGGGGAGGGTTTGCTTCGGATCCGATCACAGCGCGAGGGCAGCAAGGCGGCGGCGTGCCTGCGTCCGGCCGGCCCGGGCGGACGGGGGTGGAATCCCCGAGTCGATTCAAGGACGGGGAGGCCACTGCCCGCTCTTCTTCGCCCACCTGGTGACGCGTTGTTGTGATCCTAATGAGGATCTCGGATGTCGTGGCCCCGTGTCCCCGTGCCGAGTGTGTCCCGAAATCGTAGGACAACTGCAGTCAGTTGTCCTACAAAGCGACCAGGCCTGGCAAAATTGGGACCCACCGGCCCAGGCCCTGTGCTCGATCTTGACATGGTCCATGTCCTCCGGGTAAAATGAAGAGTGCACGTGGGGCCGTAGCTCAGCTGGGAGAGCGCTCCTCTCGCACGGGAGAGGTCGCCGGTTCGAATCCGGTCGGCTCCACTGGTTGGAAATCGTGGGCCCGTAGCGCAGCTGGGAGCGCGCCTCAATGGCATTGAGGAGGTCACGGGTTCGAATCCCGTCGGGTCCACCTGTTCCAGGGCGCGAAAGCGCCCTAATTTTTATCCGTCGTCGGATTGTGGAGCCTGCTAAAGGCGGGGAAGGGGAGTAGTAGGCCATCCTCCAGCGAGCGGCCGGTTGGTGCGAGGCCGCACGGCCCCTGAGGAGGGCCAGCGGGGCGAGGGTCCCTCGGGTCATCCCCGGATCCCGGGCGACTCTGGTGGAAGCCCCCAAAGGCTGAACTCGCCCCGGAGCTGCCGGGGTGAACGTCTGCCCGGCGGGTAGCCCCGGCCGGGTCGCGCCCGTTACCGCGCCAGAGCGCACCGGAGGCGCAGACCCCGCGCTCCCGGTGAATCAGGGTGGGACCGCGGAGGAGCCCCCCTTCGTCCCTGACGGAGGGGGGCTCTTTCCTTAAGAGACCGGGGCTCGAAGGATCCCGAATCGTTCCGGAGGGAGCGGGATGACCGTGATGGCCCATGCGGCGGCCGGCGTGGTGGCCGCGTATGTCATCCAGCGCGCCGCCCATCAGCCCTTCCACCTGGGCGTGGCGGGTCTGGCGGCCCTGCTCAGCGGGCTGCCCGACCTGGATCTCCTGTGGGGCTGGTGGCGCCGGCGTCGGGCCGGGGGCGAAGGCCATAATCCCCACCACGCCCTCTGGACCCACACGCCATTGTTCTGGGGGATCTGGGGTCTTTGCCTGGCCTGGGCTTTCCACCTGCCGGTCGCCCTGGTGCTCGGGCTGGCTTTTGTGCACTTGGCGCTGGACAGCCTGGGGACCGACGATGGGATCATGTGGTTGTGGCCATGGCGGCGGCGGCAGTACGCCCTCTGGCCTCGGGACCTCCACGCCCCCGGGGTGCGGGGGCTGGCCTTCTATCGCCGCTATTACCGGCAGCCTCTTTTCCTTGCGCTGGAGCTCTCCTTGCTGGTGCTGGCCGGGGCCATCGTGGCCCATGAGCTGGTCTCCATACCCTGAGCAGGAGGATCCCGATGGCGCTGAGAAGCGACTGGATCTGGTGGAACGGGCGGCTGGTCCCATGGGATCAGGCCACCGTCCACGTGACGGCGCACGCCCTCCACTACGGGACCAGCGTCTTCGAGGGGATCCGGGCGTATGAGACGCCGCAGGGGCCGGCCATCTTCCGGCTGCGGCCCCATCTGGCCCGCCTGTTCTTCTCCGCCCGGCTCCTGCGCATCGAGATCCCTTACACGGAGGAGCAGCTGGCCGAGGCGGTGGTGGAGACGGTGCGCGCCAACGGCCACGCCTCCTGCTACATCCGCCCCCTGGTCTTTCGGGGAGCGGGCGTCCTGGGGGTCGACGGCCGCTCCTGCCCGGTGGAGGTGGTGATCATCACTTTCGAGTGGGGAAAGTATCTGGGCCAGGAGGCCCTGGAGAAGGGCGTGGACGTCATCGTCTCCTCCTGGCGGCGCATGGCACCGGATACCTTCCCTGCTCTGGGGAAGATCGGGGGCCAGTATGTGAACTCGCAGTTCGCCGCCATGGAGGCCCATGACCTGGGCTATGCCGAGGCGATCATGCTGGATGCCTACGGCTACGTGGCCGAGGGGAGCGGGGAGAACCTCTTCCTGGTGAAGGACGGGGTGATCTACACGCCGCCCCTCCACAACTCGATCCTGCTCGGGGTCACCCGCGACGCCGTGCTCACCCTGGCCCGGGAGCAGGGCCTGGAGGTCCGGGAGCAACCCATCCCCCGGGAGTGGCTCTACGCCGCCGATGAGATCTTCATGACCGGGACGGCGGCGGAGATCACCCCCGTGCGATCGGTGGACCGCATTCGCATCGGCTGCGGGGAGCCGGGGCCGATCACCCGGCGGCTGCAGGAGCGCTTCTTCGCCATCGTGACCGGCCAGGCGCCGGATCTTTATGGATGGCTGACGGTGGTGGATCGGAAAGGATGAAAAGGAGGTGTGGGATGGAGCGCTATGAGCCTCAGGCCATCGAGCCGAAGTGGCAGCAGCGCTGGGAGGAAAGCGGGATCTACCGGGCGGTCCGCGACCCGAGCCGCCCCAAGTTCTATTTCCTGACCATGTTCCCGTATCCCTCGGGCGACCTGCACATGGGTCACTGGTTCGCCATGGCCCCCAGCGACGCCGTCGCCCGCTACCTGCGCATGAAAGGCTACAACGTCCTCTTCCCCATCGGCTTCGACGCCTTCGGCCTGCCCGCGGAGAACGCCGCCATCAAGCACAACACCCACCCCAAGACCTGGACCTATGCCAACATCGAGCGGATGCGCCGGCAGCTGCGCCGCATGGGGGCCTCCTTTGACTGGACACGGGAGGTCATCACCTGCGAGCCGGAATACTACAAATGGAACCAGTGGTTCTTCATCCAGTTCTACAAGCGCGGGCTGGCCTACCGCAAACGCTCAGCGGTGGATTTCTGCCCGACGTGCAACACCACCCTGGCCCGGGAGCAGGTGGTCTCCCAGGACGGGGAGCGGGTCTGCGAACGGTGTGGGACACCGGTGATCAAGAAGGAGCTGGAGCAGTGGTTCCTGCGCATCACCGCCTACGCCGACGAACTGCTGGACCACAGCCGGCTGGACTGGCCGGAGCGGGTGTGCACGATGCAGAAGAACTGGATCGGCCGCAGCGAAGGCGCTGAGATCGTCTTCCCCACCGAGGGGGAGGATTCCATTGTGGT of the Thermoflexus hugenholtzii JAD2 genome contains:
- a CDS encoding branched-chain amino acid transaminase, whose translation is MALRSDWIWWNGRLVPWDQATVHVTAHALHYGTSVFEGIRAYETPQGPAIFRLRPHLARLFFSARLLRIEIPYTEEQLAEAVVETVRANGHASCYIRPLVFRGAGVLGVDGRSCPVEVVIITFEWGKYLGQEALEKGVDVIVSSWRRMAPDTFPALGKIGGQYVNSQFAAMEAHDLGYAEAIMLDAYGYVAEGSGENLFLVKDGVIYTPPLHNSILLGVTRDAVLTLAREQGLEVREQPIPREWLYAADEIFMTGTAAEITPVRSVDRIRIGCGEPGPITRRLQERFFAIVTGQAPDLYGWLTVVDRKG
- a CDS encoding Uma2 family endonuclease, which encodes MGAPDLVVEILSRATVAYDRGPKLRGYERAGVREVWLIDPYGPAGTEFYQLEGGQFVPARVEGGVLRSAAIPVFALRAEWLWPEGRFIPVREALAWMEAQGGPSAAA
- a CDS encoding flavin reductase family protein; amino-acid sequence: MDPEVRKRTLRLITYGLYVLTAADGEEIAAGTINWLSQASFQPPLVMVGIKKDSHLHALIERTGKFAVNILGAGQKEIASAFFRPTQVAEGKLNGYPFEWGPRTGAPLLVDLPAWFEAQVTDAVRRGDHTVFVAEVIEAGLRDPEARPLVMWDTGWFYGG
- a CDS encoding Uma2 family endonuclease, whose translation is MKRMKFGTRVEVAERMTAEEFLELAPEDRKAELIDGVMIMPSPALDIHERLFGFLFRLISEYVEMYDLGEVRGSRTPVVLASDQVYEPDILFVARERVGLITERGGDGGAGPGGGDPVPGDGGI
- the eno gene encoding phosphopyruvate hydratase produces the protein MAHTLDFPTRIEMVRAREILDSRGNPTVEVEVRLADGTVGWAAVPSGASTGAHEAWELRDEDPARYLGKGVLRAVENVRSRIAEELVGWDALDQAGIDEALISLDGTENKRELGANAILGVSLAVAAAAARSLGLPLYRYLGGVAARVLPVPMMNILNGGKHADDSADLQEFLILPLGAPSFAEALRWGAEVYHHLKKVLKKRGYSTNVGDEGGFAPSLKSNQEAIELILEAIQAAGYTPGEQIALGLDAAASELFQDGVYVLRKEGRTLRAPELVELYARWVEQYPILSIEDGMAEDDWEGWRLLMERLGGRIQLVGDDLLVTNVSRIRRAIAERACNALLCKVNQIGTLTEAIEAARLAQRAGWGLIISHRSGETEDTFIADLAVALNAGQIKTGAPCRSDRVAKYNRLLRIEEELGEAARYAGRSAFPGWA
- a CDS encoding metal-dependent hydrolase, whose protein sequence is MTVMAHAAAGVVAAYVIQRAAHQPFHLGVAGLAALLSGLPDLDLLWGWWRRRRAGGEGHNPHHALWTHTPLFWGIWGLCLAWAFHLPVALVLGLAFVHLALDSLGTDDGIMWLWPWRRRQYALWPRDLHAPGVRGLAFYRRYYRQPLFLALELSLLVLAGAIVAHELVSIP
- a CDS encoding DegV family protein, translating into MIRVVTDSGAHLPPALFEELGITVVPLVVNMGGQTYYEGEDLDLEAFYDYLRSSPTLPTTSQPPVGRFYEVYRRLSEEGATIISLHLSSALSGTYAAAVAAREMLPGADIHVVDTQLISVPQGILVLEAARMARAGATAKEIVERMEFMRAHTVFYFVLDTLEYLAKGGRVSHIQALMGNVLQLKPILKLHEGRIEAHERVRTTQRARARLQELIREYARGRKDLRIGVMHTRLPEVAEAVARALREELRPAEIFVAEAGPAVATHAGPGGLGLACYGEEAEGGGA